A genomic region of Neisseria cinerea contains the following coding sequences:
- a CDS encoding putative phage abortive infection protein, giving the protein MNIKNNEKQRDEKKSTPIFSFIIILILIVILVLGLYFFHFHEGFAKDIPNRDYSGLIKDSHAIFGQFGDFFGGVLNPILTAVNILLLVYFNKEILDLTIKQQENTENNHYLSEDKEQIFKLIENHRHILLSIKVSPPLQKDKDEDETDRNGNLTHRGIDAFWYFRAMIATGYTIHNKKNPNDYENNLKEAYDYIYNTKQQKQYFGHYFRNLFHVFKFIESSRFNKDEQKEYAEIVRAQLSYLELHFLFLNCLIDEGSEFKRYVKKFELLKELQEFEFNINSKIDPIKIDQIVENWKE; this is encoded by the coding sequence ATGAATATCAAAAATAACGAGAAACAAAGGGATGAAAAAAAATCTACTCCTATCTTTTCTTTTATTATAATATTAATATTAATAGTTATCTTGGTATTAGGTTTATACTTTTTTCATTTTCATGAGGGATTTGCTAAAGATATACCAAATCGAGATTATTCAGGGCTCATTAAGGATTCTCATGCCATTTTTGGTCAGTTTGGTGATTTTTTTGGTGGAGTTTTAAATCCAATTCTGACAGCAGTAAATATTTTGCTGCTTGTATACTTTAATAAAGAAATATTAGATCTAACTATAAAACAACAAGAGAACACGGAAAATAACCATTATTTAAGTGAAGATAAAGAGCAAATCTTTAAACTAATTGAAAATCACCGACACATCCTACTTTCTATCAAAGTCAGCCCTCCTTTACAAAAAGATAAAGATGAAGATGAAACAGATAGAAATGGAAATCTCACACATCGAGGTATTGATGCTTTTTGGTATTTTAGAGCAATGATTGCGACAGGATATACGATACATAATAAAAAAAATCCAAATGACTATGAAAATAATCTAAAAGAAGCATATGACTACATATATAACACAAAGCAACAAAAACAATATTTTGGCCATTATTTTAGAAATTTATTTCATGTGTTCAAATTTATTGAATCATCACGATTTAATAAAGATGAACAAAAAGAATACGCGGAAATAGTAAGAGCTCAATTATCATATCTAGAGCTACACTTTTTATTCCTTAATTGCTTGATCGATGAAGGTTCTGAATTTAAACGATACGTAAAAAAATTTGAATTATTAAAAGAGTTACAAGAATTTGAATTTAATATAAATAGCAAGATTGACCCTATTAAAATAGACCAAATTGTAGAAAACTGGAAAGAGTAA
- the pilC gene encoding PilC family type IV pilus tip adhesin produces the protein MKTKKTIRHDRRIISSGIIALTFSAASQTVFAHCEPASYSVGSNGIVASGWGSFSRQACQEMNGGRGNIKYQFEHGHSVLIADRIPSIHFVDTPSAPLFNKTSGLNIKTAAAAGTNISGWIETNPDRSGKVGYYLSDITHSKHYSDFTVNFTFKENPAQISRTGITSPDGLPIYRINSQPWLGVSFQMAARVDGGNMGRWQSNLSTKLNIRSSSSTGAAFYLRAKLHQLDNPKNTSLPEEISLGNIVPTQRSQIKNFSVQETNRFPFTYQLYDNSSVEVKLKLPRSIGNQCTPSQPTGGFPMVAPAPLGNMVAEVQTYPEKSSSRIRLYSMNETGRRAGSLPQPSFQNRKVMIRLAQGADGVVFTDQSSGRSNGEFDISNTRHDDEWQDLLLRWTDRRDNDDSYFNGKNAPEYSQSYRIRQNDDRNLGDIINSPIAGIGDFMATAANDGMVHIFKRDGNNASYDLKLSYIPGTIARKDDRNNDTTLAKTLRHFANKNYTNNLYGVDGGFVLRKVKVGNTNHVFMFGAMGQGGKGAYALDLAGLNQDSSTWISHVPLFDAQDGDLGFTVGTPQIGKILGGKYAGFLANGYGGNKTALYVYDMLGKNLLRKIDVPNGVGGLSSLTLVDTDFDGTVDIAYAGDRGGNMYRFDLRDPVANNWKVLRIYNGNPKKPVTSAPAISRLAKNKYVVIFGTGSDLNEHDVKDQTPQSIYGIFDDLPENMIAPETRATATEGELVKQTIEKKGDKLFLSGNETKGKRGWKIDLGNGDRVTIKPEMVLRTAFVTIRNYTSFGACGAGTTVLGIDSETGGKLTKRNARPFIKSSNPPSSTNTNEPPLGCEKGTVPNQKGENYICPNGFVYPKLLTISYRDGKKKDESPFTLDGDAGGNGSGDEGGPANKNPNNTCFKEKSEDGSRTFLMSDMGNLDVTGPVCGGKLKRISWREIFF, from the coding sequence ATGAAAACGAAAAAAACAATACGGCATGACCGCCGCATCATTTCATCGGGCATTATTGCTTTGACATTCTCCGCCGCAAGCCAGACGGTATTTGCCCACTGCGAACCGGCTTCTTATTCCGTCGGCAGCAACGGTATAGTCGCCTCAGGTTGGGGAAGTTTCTCCCGACAGGCGTGTCAAGAGATGAATGGAGGAAGGGGAAACATCAAATATCAATTTGAACACGGCCACAGCGTTCTGATTGCGGATCGCATACCCAGCATACACTTCGTAGATACACCGTCTGCCCCGCTGTTCAACAAAACCTCCGGACTAAATATCAAAACCGCAGCAGCCGCGGGCACTAACATCAGCGGATGGATTGAGACCAATCCCGACCGATCCGGCAAAGTAGGTTATTACCTATCCGACATCACTCATAGCAAACACTATTCTGACTTTACCGTCAACTTTACCTTTAAGGAAAATCCGGCGCAAATTTCCCGTACCGGAATCACAAGCCCGGATGGTCTGCCGATATACCGTATCAACAGCCAACCTTGGCTTGGTGTTTCCTTCCAAATGGCAGCCAGAGTTGACGGCGGGAATATGGGAAGGTGGCAATCCAACCTATCGACGAAGTTGAACATTCGCTCATCCTCCAGCACAGGGGCGGCATTCTACCTTCGCGCAAAACTGCACCAACTGGACAATCCGAAAAACACTTCTCTTCCCGAGGAAATCAGTTTGGGCAACATCGTACCGACCCAACGCTCTCAAATTAAAAATTTCAGCGTTCAAGAGACCAACAGATTCCCCTTTACTTACCAACTTTATGATAATTCCAGTGTAGAGGTTAAGCTGAAACTGCCGCGCAGCATCGGCAACCAATGTACGCCGAGCCAACCGACCGGCGGCTTCCCTATGGTTGCTCCCGCACCGTTGGGCAACATGGTCGCCGAGGTACAAACCTACCCGGAAAAATCCAGCAGCCGGATTCGCCTCTACTCCATGAATGAAACAGGCCGCAGAGCCGGCTCCCTCCCTCAACCTTCATTCCAAAACCGTAAGGTCATGATCCGCCTTGCACAAGGGGCAGACGGTGTCGTATTTACCGACCAGTCAAGCGGACGTTCGAACGGCGAATTCGATATTTCCAACACCCGTCATGACGACGAATGGCAAGATCTGCTGCTTAGATGGACAGACCGCAGGGATAATGACGATAGTTACTTCAACGGTAAAAATGCCCCGGAATACAGCCAGTCTTACCGTATCCGGCAAAACGACGACCGGAATCTCGGCGACATCATCAACAGCCCGATTGCAGGTATCGGCGACTTTATGGCAACGGCCGCAAACGACGGCATGGTGCACATCTTCAAACGTGACGGCAATAATGCATCCTACGATTTGAAGCTCAGCTACATACCTGGAACCATTGCGCGCAAAGACGACCGAAACAACGACACTACCCTGGCCAAAACGCTGCGCCACTTCGCTAACAAAAATTACACAAACAACCTCTACGGCGTGGACGGCGGCTTCGTGCTGCGTAAGGTAAAGGTTGGCAATACTAACCATGTTTTCATGTTCGGCGCGATGGGTCAGGGCGGCAAAGGCGCATATGCTTTGGACCTTGCCGGTCTGAATCAGGATTCAAGCACTTGGATAAGCCACGTTCCCCTGTTTGACGCACAGGACGGCGATTTAGGCTTTACCGTCGGCACACCCCAAATCGGCAAGATTCTCGGCGGCAAATATGCAGGCTTCCTCGCCAACGGCTACGGGGGCAATAAAACCGCACTGTATGTTTACGATATGCTGGGCAAAAACCTGTTAAGAAAAATCGATGTTCCGAACGGCGTAGGAGGCTTGTCTTCCCTGACGCTGGTTGATACCGATTTCGACGGTACAGTTGATATTGCCTACGCAGGCGACCGCGGCGGCAATATGTACCGCTTCGACCTAAGGGACCCTGTTGCCAATAACTGGAAAGTCCTGCGTATTTATAACGGCAACCCAAAAAAACCGGTTACATCCGCGCCCGCCATATCACGTCTGGCAAAAAACAAATATGTCGTTATTTTCGGCACGGGCAGCGATTTGAACGAACATGACGTCAAAGACCAAACTCCGCAATCCATCTATGGCATCTTTGACGACCTGCCTGAGAATATGATAGCCCCTGAAACTCGGGCAACAGCCACGGAAGGCGAATTGGTCAAACAGACCATTGAGAAAAAAGGCGACAAACTCTTCTTGTCCGGCAACGAAACAAAAGGTAAGAGAGGCTGGAAAATCGACCTTGGCAATGGTGACCGCGTAACCATCAAACCCGAAATGGTATTAAGGACAGCGTTTGTTACCATCCGGAACTACACATCGTTCGGCGCATGTGGTGCAGGAACAACCGTCTTGGGCATTGATTCTGAAACCGGTGGCAAACTGACGAAAAGAAATGCCCGCCCGTTCATAAAAAGCAGCAATCCCCCGTCGTCAACCAATACAAACGAACCGCCATTGGGCTGTGAAAAAGGAACAGTCCCTAACCAAAAGGGCGAAAATTATATCTGCCCCAACGGATTCGTTTATCCCAAACTTCTGACCATAAGCTATCGCGACGGTAAGAAAAAAGACGAATCGCCCTTCACGCTGGACGGTGATGCAGGCGGTAACGGCAGCGGAGATGAAGGCGGCCCTGCAAACAAAAACCCGAACAACACCTGCTTCAAAGAAAAAAGCGAAGACGGCAGCCGTACCTTCCTGATGTCTGACATGGGCAACCTGGATGTAACAGGCCCGGTTTGCGGAGGCAAACTCAAACGCATCAGCTGGCGTGAAATCTTTTTCTAA
- the accB gene encoding acetyl-CoA carboxylase biotin carboxyl carrier protein codes for MDLRKLKKLIDLVEESGIAEIEVTEGEEKVRITRTIAAAAPVYAAPAPAAAMAAVPAPVATTPAPAAAPAARDLSNAQKSPMVGTFYRAPGPNASAFVEVGQQVKAGDTLCIIEAMKLMNEIEAEKSGTVKEILVENGTPVEYGEPLFIIE; via the coding sequence ATGGATTTGCGCAAATTAAAAAAACTGATCGATCTGGTTGAAGAATCCGGTATTGCCGAAATCGAAGTTACCGAAGGCGAAGAAAAAGTCCGCATTACCCGAACCATCGCAGCAGCAGCACCGGTTTATGCCGCACCCGCACCTGCCGCAGCCATGGCTGCCGTACCTGCACCCGTCGCAACAACCCCCGCGCCTGCCGCAGCACCTGCAGCCCGAGATTTGTCCAATGCGCAAAAATCACCCATGGTCGGTACGTTCTACCGCGCACCCGGCCCGAATGCTTCCGCATTTGTCGAAGTCGGACAACAAGTTAAAGCCGGCGACACCTTGTGCATCATCGAAGCGATGAAACTGATGAACGAAATTGAAGCCGAAAAATCCGGTACGGTCAAAGAAATCCTGGTCGAAAACGGTACGCCCGTCGAATACGGCGAGCCGCTCTTCATCATTGAATAA
- a CDS encoding acetyl-CoA carboxylase produces the protein MPNRPPAYFRQKLLFFNILLDICRQLRENKHIITVVFRRWKNFSKPYSARFAPLPQVGCFLKNQRNSPPKNRQPLKEQKWICAN, from the coding sequence ATACCAAACCGACCTCCTGCATATTTCCGCCAAAAACTGCTGTTTTTTAATATTTTACTGGACATTTGCCGACAACTTCGGGAAAATAAACACATTATTACGGTTGTTTTCCGCCGTTGGAAAAACTTTTCCAAACCCTATTCCGCCCGGTTTGCGCCGTTGCCGCAAGTCGGCTGTTTTCTGAAAAACCAACGCAACAGCCCGCCGAAAAACCGGCAGCCGTTAAAGGAACAAAAATGGATTTGCGCAAATTAA
- the carB gene encoding carbamoyl-phosphate synthase large subunit, with the protein MPKRTDLKSILIIGAGPIVIGQACEFDYSGAQACKALREEGYKVILVNSNPATIMTDPEMADVTYIEPIMWQTVEKIIAKERPDAILPTMGGQTALNCALDLARNGVLAKYNVELIGATEDAIDKAEDRGRFKEAMEKISLSCPKSFVCHTMNEALAAQEQVGFPTLIRPSFTMGGSGGGIAYNKDEFLAICERGFDASPTHELLIEQSVLGWKEYEMEVVRDKNDNCIIICSIENFDPMGVHTGDSITVAPAQTLTDKEYQIMRNASLAVLREIGVDTGGSNVQFAVNPENGEMIVIEMNPRVSRSSALASKATGFPIAKVAAKLAVGFTLDELRNDITGGRTPASFEPSIDYVVTKIPRFAFEKFPAADDRLTTQMKSVGEVMAMGRTIQESFQKALRGLETGLCGFNPRSSDKAEIRRELANPGPERMLFVADAFRAGFTLEEIHEICAIDPWFLAQIEDLVKEEKSVSDGQLQDLDYAALRRLKRKGFSDKRIAQLLGVKEKEVREHRYALKLHPVYKRVDTCAAEFATETAYLYSTYEEECESRPSDRKKVMILGGGPNRIGQGIEFDYCCVHAALALRESGFETIMVNCNPETVSTDFDTSDRLYFEPLTLEDVLEIVRTENPWGVIVHYGGQTPLKLANALVENGVNIIGTSADSIDAAEDRERFQKVLNDLGLRQPPNRIAHNEEEALVKAEEIGYPLVVRPSYVLGGRAMQIVHSAEELQKYMREAVQVSEDSPVLLDFFLNNAIEVDVDCVSDGKDVVIGGIMQHVEQAGIHSGDSGCSLPPYSLSEEIQDEIRRQTKAMAYALGVIGLMNVQFAVQDGVVFVLEVNPRASRTVPFVSKATGVPLAKVGARCMAGISLKEQGVEKEVVPDFYAVKEAVFPFIKFPGVDTILGPEMRSTGEVMGVGASFGEAYYKAQLGAGERLNPTGKIFLSVREEDKERVIKTAKNFQVLGYGICATRGTAQYLTEQGLIVQTINKVPEGRPHIGDALKNGEIALVVNTVSSDPQSVSDSHIIRQSALQQRVPQYTTTAGGEAMSEGAKSRDHLGVYSVQELHGRLKNRS; encoded by the coding sequence ATGCCCAAACGTACCGACCTAAAATCCATCCTTATCATCGGCGCCGGCCCTATCGTTATCGGTCAGGCCTGCGAATTTGACTATTCGGGCGCACAGGCCTGCAAGGCTTTGCGTGAAGAAGGCTACAAAGTCATTCTGGTGAATTCCAACCCCGCCACGATTATGACCGACCCTGAAATGGCGGATGTTACCTACATCGAGCCGATTATGTGGCAGACGGTGGAGAAGATTATCGCCAAGGAGCGGCCCGATGCGATTCTGCCCACGATGGGCGGCCAAACCGCGCTGAACTGTGCGCTGGATTTGGCGCGTAACGGCGTACTGGCGAAATACAATGTTGAATTAATCGGCGCGACGGAAGACGCGATCGACAAGGCGGAAGACCGCGGCCGCTTTAAGGAGGCGATGGAGAAAATCAGCCTCTCCTGCCCGAAATCTTTTGTCTGCCACACGATGAACGAAGCCTTGGCGGCACAAGAACAGGTCGGCTTTCCAACGCTGATTCGTCCGTCTTTCACCATGGGCGGTTCAGGCGGCGGCATTGCCTACAATAAAGATGAATTTTTGGCGATTTGCGAACGCGGTTTTGATGCTTCGCCTACGCATGAGTTGCTGATTGAGCAGTCTGTTCTCGGCTGGAAAGAGTACGAGATGGAGGTTGTACGCGATAAAAACGACAACTGCATCATCATCTGCTCGATTGAAAACTTCGACCCAATGGGCGTGCATACCGGCGACTCAATTACGGTTGCGCCTGCACAAACATTGACCGACAAAGAATACCAAATCATGCGTAATGCTTCGTTGGCAGTATTGCGCGAAATCGGCGTGGATACCGGTGGCTCGAACGTGCAGTTTGCGGTGAACCCTGAAAACGGCGAGATGATTGTGATTGAGATGAACCCACGCGTGAGCCGTTCTTCCGCGTTGGCCTCTAAAGCAACGGGCTTCCCGATTGCCAAAGTAGCGGCGAAACTGGCTGTCGGCTTTACGCTGGACGAGTTGCGCAACGACATTACAGGCGGTCGCACCCCTGCGTCGTTCGAGCCTTCCATCGACTATGTCGTGACCAAAATCCCACGTTTTGCGTTTGAAAAATTCCCTGCTGCAGACGACCGTCTGACCACGCAGATGAAATCGGTAGGCGAAGTGATGGCGATGGGCCGCACGATTCAGGAAAGTTTCCAAAAAGCCTTGCGCGGTTTGGAAACCGGCTTGTGCGGCTTCAATCCGCGCAGCTCCGACAAAGCGGAAATCCGCCGCGAACTGGCGAACCCAGGTCCTGAGCGTATGCTGTTTGTAGCCGATGCGTTCCGCGCAGGCTTCACACTGGAAGAAATCCACGAAATCTGCGCCATCGATCCTTGGTTCTTGGCACAAATCGAAGACTTGGTAAAAGAAGAAAAATCGGTTTCAGACGGCCAGTTACAAGACTTGGATTATGCTGCTTTACGCCGTCTGAAACGTAAAGGCTTCTCCGACAAACGCATCGCGCAACTTTTGGGTGTAAAAGAAAAAGAAGTCCGTGAACACCGCTATGCGCTGAAACTGCATCCGGTTTACAAACGCGTCGACACCTGTGCCGCCGAGTTCGCCACCGAAACCGCCTACCTCTATTCTACTTACGAAGAAGAATGCGAATCCCGTCCTTCCGACCGTAAAAAAGTGATGATTCTCGGTGGCGGCCCGAACCGCATCGGTCAGGGCATCGAGTTTGACTACTGCTGCGTTCACGCCGCGCTCGCCCTGCGCGAATCCGGTTTTGAAACCATCATGGTCAACTGCAACCCCGAAACCGTGTCCACCGACTTCGACACCAGCGACCGCCTGTACTTCGAACCGCTGACGCTGGAAGACGTGTTGGAAATCGTCCGCACCGAAAACCCGTGGGGCGTGATTGTGCATTACGGCGGCCAAACCCCGCTCAAACTCGCCAACGCGCTGGTTGAAAACGGCGTGAACATCATCGGTACATCTGCCGACAGCATCGACGCCGCCGAAGACCGCGAACGCTTCCAAAAAGTGTTGAACGACTTAGGCCTGCGCCAGCCGCCCAACCGCATCGCCCACAACGAAGAAGAAGCGCTCGTCAAAGCCGAAGAAATCGGCTATCCGCTGGTCGTGCGCCCGTCTTACGTCCTCGGCGGCCGCGCCATGCAGATTGTTCACTCTGCCGAAGAGCTGCAAAAATACATGCGTGAAGCCGTACAAGTTTCCGAAGACAGCCCAGTGCTACTCGACTTCTTCTTGAACAACGCGATTGAAGTCGATGTGGACTGCGTTTCAGACGGCAAAGACGTCGTTATCGGCGGCATCATGCAGCACGTCGAACAGGCAGGTATCCACTCCGGCGACTCCGGCTGCTCGCTGCCGCCCTACTCGCTCAGCGAAGAAATCCAAGACGAAATCCGCCGCCAAACCAAAGCCATGGCATACGCGCTGGGCGTGATCGGTCTGATGAACGTACAGTTTGCCGTGCAGGACGGCGTGGTGTTCGTATTGGAAGTGAACCCGCGCGCCAGCCGTACCGTGCCCTTCGTCTCCAAAGCCACCGGCGTGCCGCTCGCCAAAGTCGGCGCGCGCTGCATGGCAGGTATTTCCCTGAAAGAACAAGGCGTGGAAAAAGAAGTCGTTCCCGATTTCTATGCCGTTAAAGAAGCCGTGTTCCCCTTCATCAAATTCCCGGGTGTGGACACCATTCTCGGCCCCGAAATGCGTTCTACCGGCGAAGTTATGGGCGTGGGCGCAAGCTTCGGCGAAGCCTACTACAAAGCCCAACTCGGCGCGGGCGAACGCCTCAACCCGACCGGCAAAATCTTCCTCTCCGTGCGCGAAGAAGACAAAGAACGCGTCATTAAAACCGCTAAAAACTTCCAGGTTTTAGGCTACGGCATCTGCGCCACACGCGGCACGGCGCAATACCTGACCGAACAGGGACTGATTGTACAAACCATCAATAAAGTCCCCGAAGGCCGCCCGCACATCGGCGACGCGCTGAAAAACGGTGAAATCGCACTGGTCGTGAATACCGTTTCCAGCGATCCGCAATCCGTGTCCGACAGCCACATCATCCGCCAAAGCGCATTGCAGCAACGTGTGCCGCAATACACCACCACTGCCGGCGGCGAAGCGATGAGCGAAGGTGCGAAAAGCCGAGACCATCTGGGCGTGTACAGCGTTCAAGAGCTGCACGGGCGTTTGAAAAACCGCAGCTGA
- a CDS encoding YqaE/Pmp3 family membrane protein yields MRLILAIFLPWLQFFTIGRPFAGIICLILQCTLVGWIPAAMWSVYALSQYKTDQKIRNALGGR; encoded by the coding sequence ATGCGTCTGATTTTGGCTATTTTCTTGCCTTGGTTGCAGTTTTTCACCATTGGCCGTCCGTTTGCAGGCATCATCTGTCTGATTCTGCAATGTACGCTGGTTGGCTGGATACCGGCAGCCATGTGGTCGGTTTACGCCTTGAGCCAATACAAAACCGACCAAAAAATCCGCAACGCATTAGGCGGCCGCTGA
- the carA gene encoding glutamine-hydrolyzing carbamoyl-phosphate synthase small subunit yields MSTPALLVLADGSVFHGTSIGYEGSTSGEVVFNTSMTGYQEILTDPSYCKQIVTLTYPHIGNTGTNAEDEESRNVYAAGLIIRDLPLLHSNFRASESLHDYLVRNKTVAIADIDTRRLTTLLREKGAQGGAILTGADATVEKAQELIAAFGSMVGKDLAKEVSCPETYEWTEGEWELGKGFVTPDEQPYHVVAYDFGVKTNILRMLASRGCRLTIVPAQTSAEDVLALNPDGVFLSNGPGDPEPCDYAIEAVQKLMESGKPIFGICLGHQLISLAIGAKTLKMRFSHHGANHPVQDLDSGKVVITSQNHGFAVDADTLPANARITHKSLFDNTLQGIELTDKPVFCFQGHPEASPGPQDVGYLFDKFIDNIKAAKQ; encoded by the coding sequence ATGAGCACCCCCGCCCTTCTCGTTCTCGCTGACGGCAGCGTATTTCACGGCACATCAATCGGTTACGAAGGTTCGACTTCCGGCGAAGTCGTGTTCAACACATCTATGACCGGCTATCAGGAAATCCTGACCGACCCTTCCTACTGCAAACAAATCGTTACCCTCACCTATCCGCACATCGGCAATACCGGTACCAACGCCGAAGATGAAGAAAGCCGCAACGTTTACGCCGCAGGCTTGATTATCCGCGACCTGCCGCTCTTGCACAGCAACTTCCGCGCCTCCGAAAGCCTGCACGACTATTTGGTACGCAACAAAACCGTCGCTATCGCCGACATCGACACCCGCCGCCTGACCACGCTGCTGCGCGAAAAAGGAGCACAAGGCGGAGCGATTCTGACCGGTGCAGATGCTACCGTTGAAAAAGCACAAGAACTCATCGCCGCGTTCGGCAGTATGGTCGGCAAAGACTTGGCAAAAGAAGTTTCCTGCCCAGAAACTTACGAATGGACCGAAGGCGAATGGGAATTGGGCAAAGGTTTCGTTACCCCTGACGAACAGCCTTACCACGTTGTCGCCTACGATTTCGGCGTAAAAACCAACATCCTGCGCATGCTCGCCTCGCGCGGCTGCCGCCTAACCATCGTCCCCGCACAAACGAGCGCGGAAGACGTGTTGGCACTCAATCCCGACGGCGTATTCCTGTCCAACGGTCCCGGCGACCCCGAGCCTTGCGACTACGCCATCGAAGCCGTACAAAAACTGATGGAAAGCGGCAAACCGATTTTCGGCATTTGCTTGGGACACCAGCTCATCAGCCTCGCTATCGGCGCAAAAACCCTGAAGATGCGCTTCAGCCATCACGGCGCGAACCACCCCGTGCAAGACTTGGACAGCGGCAAAGTCGTCATCACCAGCCAAAACCACGGTTTCGCCGTCGATGCCGACACCCTGCCCGCTAACGCAAGAATTACCCACAAATCCTTGTTCGACAACACTTTACAAGGTATTGAACTGACCGACAAACCTGTATTCTGCTTCCAAGGTCACCCCGAAGCCAGCCCGGGTCCGCAAGACGTCGGTTATCTGTTCGACAAATTCATTGACAATATCAAAGCAGCAAAACAATAA
- a CDS encoding SemiSWEET family transporter, whose protein sequence is MTEKQMRILSVVATLTAVGMYVSYIPQIQNNLAGNPGSPLQPLVAAINCTLWVAYGFLKEKRDYPVMLANAPGIILGLITFVTSF, encoded by the coding sequence ATGACAGAAAAGCAAATGCGCATTCTTTCCGTCGTTGCCACCCTGACTGCCGTAGGTATGTACGTTTCCTATATCCCGCAAATCCAAAACAACCTTGCCGGCAACCCCGGTTCACCGTTGCAACCCCTCGTTGCCGCCATCAACTGCACATTATGGGTTGCCTACGGCTTTTTGAAAGAAAAACGCGACTACCCCGTCATGCTGGCAAACGCCCCGGGCATCATTTTGGGTTTGATTACATTTGTCACTAGTTTTTAA
- the queA gene encoding tRNA preQ1(34) S-adenosylmethionine ribosyltransferase-isomerase QueA, whose translation MDISDFDFTLPEKLIAQHPPEVRGSSRLLVALPDMPLQDRVFGDLPDYVGEGDVLVFNNTKVMKARLFGQKDSGGRIEALIERVLDSHTALAHIRSSKSPKPGMGLVFEGGIRAVMVERAGALFCLRFEGGQTVYELLERNGHLPLPPYIERAADADDDSRYQTVYAKYQGAVAAPTAGLHFTEELLRRLKDKGVETAEVTLHVGAGTFQPVRVEKIEEHKMHSEWFEVPSETVAAVEAAKARGNKVWAVGTTSMRALESAARATGYLKDGQGDTDIFITPGYRFNVVDRLVTNFHLPKSTLLMLVSAFSGMGHIRAVYRHAVEREYRFFSYGDAMILGRNEGGGL comes from the coding sequence ATGGATATCTCAGATTTTGATTTTACCCTGCCTGAAAAGCTGATTGCCCAGCATCCGCCCGAAGTGCGCGGCAGCAGCCGCCTTTTGGTTGCGTTGCCGGATATGCCTCTGCAAGACCGGGTATTCGGCGATTTACCCGATTATGTCGGCGAGGGCGACGTTTTGGTATTCAATAACACGAAGGTAATGAAGGCGCGGCTGTTTGGTCAAAAAGACAGCGGGGGCAGAATCGAGGCTTTGATTGAGCGTGTTTTAGACAGTCATACCGCACTGGCGCATATCCGTTCGTCCAAGTCTCCCAAGCCCGGTATGGGCCTGGTGTTTGAAGGCGGTATTCGTGCCGTGATGGTCGAGCGTGCAGGAGCGTTATTCTGTTTGCGTTTTGAAGGCGGTCAAACCGTTTACGAACTTTTGGAACGGAACGGCCATTTGCCTCTGCCGCCTTATATCGAACGTGCCGCCGATGCGGATGACGACAGCCGTTATCAAACCGTTTATGCCAAATATCAGGGGGCGGTCGCCGCGCCGACGGCGGGTCTGCATTTTACGGAAGAACTTTTGCGCCGCCTGAAAGACAAAGGCGTAGAAACCGCAGAAGTAACCTTGCACGTCGGTGCGGGGACATTCCAACCCGTGCGTGTGGAAAAAATCGAAGAACACAAAATGCACAGCGAATGGTTTGAAGTGCCGTCTGAAACCGTCGCCGCCGTTGAGGCGGCAAAAGCACGGGGGAACAAGGTCTGGGCGGTCGGCACGACTTCCATGCGCGCCCTCGAGTCTGCCGCGCGCGCGACGGGATACTTGAAAGACGGACAGGGCGACACCGATATTTTCATCACGCCGGGCTACCGTTTTAATGTTGTCGACAGGCTGGTTACCAATTTTCATTTGCCGAAATCGACGCTGCTGATGTTGGTCAGCGCGTTTTCGGGTATGGGTCATATCCGCGCTGTGTATCGTCATGCGGTTGAACGTGAATACCGTTTCTTCAGCTACGGCGATGCGATGATTTTGGGGCGGAACGAAGGGGGAGGGCTTTAA